Part of the Pyrobaculum calidifontis JCM 11548 genome, GACAGACTCGTCATGTGGATAGCCGGCGCAGACCACATAAGAGACGTGGTCCCATTCCCCCGTGACATTAGGAGGACAAGGCCCTAGAGTGTTTATAACGGGGACGCCGGGAGTTGGGAAAACCACGCAGTGTAAAAGGCTAGCCCCCCTCTTGCACACAGAGTGTATATCCCTTGGCGAAGCCCTCCTCTCCTCGCCCTACGTTAAATACGTCCCCCACCTCGACACTTACGAGATAGTGGACATGGAGAAGGCCAAGAGGTATGTGAAGCCTCTACTGTCGAAGGGCAGAGTCTTAGAGACCCACGTCGTCGAGTTAGTGGATGACGTAGACGTCGTGTTTGTGCTAAGGAAAGCCCCCGACGTGTTATACGCCGAGTTGGCCAAGAGGGGGTGGCCCACGAGGAAGGTCGTGGAGAACGTGTGGGCAGAGATACTAGACGTGGTATACGTGGCCGCCAGAGAGAGGTGGGGCAAGGTGTTTCAGATAGATGTCACGCGTAGGAGCCCCGAGGAGACCTCTGCCCTCTTGATGAAGTGCCTCTCCGGCGAGTGTGTAGACGAGGAGGTGGACTGGCTGTCCTACGCCGAGAGGAGCGGGTTTCTCGACTTTATTGAACGTCTGTCTCGCTCGGAGGGCTTGTCTTAAGGCTTTTCTTCTCCACGAGCACGAGCAGGGCCCAGCCCTGCGCCGTCAGCCTCTTCAACACCCCCCTGAGGCTGTTCTTAGGGGATGTGAGCA contains:
- a CDS encoding adenylate kinase family protein, with the translated sequence MFITGTPGVGKTTQCKRLAPLLHTECISLGEALLSSPYVKYVPHLDTYEIVDMEKAKRYVKPLLSKGRVLETHVVELVDDVDVVFVLRKAPDVLYAELAKRGWPTRKVVENVWAEILDVVYVAARERWGKVFQIDVTRRSPEETSALLMKCLSGECVDEEVDWLSYAERSGFLDFIERLSRSEGLS